A part of Komagataeibacter medellinensis NBRC 3288 genomic DNA contains:
- a CDS encoding carbohydrate porin, whose product MTFLDSPGDTQRSARVLFINSTLVGSLFAYSAAYAQAPQTQIEEDRARLGNSTPLVEQIDPATIRDSERAQADAAEKAAGDDKLDTSGNLLGNMWGARSWMYKHGISFDIQEVDELWGNGTGGSASGNDGAGGSGTGPSYDGVTMPTLTVDTEKLFGLKGGLFNVSALQTRGRSISQDHLANFNPVSGFEADRSTRLFELWYQQSFLGGKLDVKIGQQDLDTEFLISDYASLYLNANFGWPMAPSVNLYGGGPSWPLSSPAIRIRYRPSEKFTFMFAAADDNPPGNRYNSTPIQQATGSISGYNSDPTSQTYDGANGTNFNMGTGALLMTELQYALNPQPADMSNVAKNPGLPGVYKLGGFYDTAKFADYRYNRNGGSLGAAVANATAATPQSDLTPRWDRGNWMVYGIIDQMIWRPSLTSARSVGVFVRATGNGGDRNQISFAIDAGLNLKAPFKGRDNDTIGLGWGIGRASSGLRQFDRDSQTLVQGNENHLELTYQAQVTPWMVMQPDFQYVWHPSGGAPDWTGLRRVGDEAIFGLHSSITF is encoded by the coding sequence ATGACATTTCTTGACTCTCCGGGCGATACGCAACGCTCGGCTCGTGTGCTTTTTATCAATTCCACTCTGGTAGGAAGTCTCTTCGCATACTCAGCCGCTTATGCTCAGGCTCCTCAGACCCAGATCGAGGAAGATCGGGCGCGCCTTGGCAACTCCACTCCGCTGGTTGAGCAGATCGACCCAGCAACCATACGTGATTCGGAGCGCGCGCAAGCCGATGCTGCGGAGAAGGCGGCTGGTGACGATAAACTCGACACCAGTGGTAACCTGCTAGGCAATATGTGGGGCGCGCGGTCATGGATGTACAAGCACGGCATCAGCTTCGACATCCAGGAAGTCGATGAACTCTGGGGCAACGGGACTGGCGGTTCGGCTTCTGGTAATGATGGTGCAGGCGGATCAGGCACCGGCCCGTCCTACGACGGTGTAACCATGCCCACGCTGACCGTCGATACCGAGAAACTGTTCGGGCTGAAGGGGGGGCTGTTCAATGTCAGCGCACTGCAGACACGCGGGCGCTCGATCTCGCAGGACCATCTGGCCAATTTCAACCCTGTCAGCGGATTTGAGGCTGACCGTTCCACCCGCCTGTTCGAACTGTGGTACCAGCAGTCTTTCCTTGGCGGCAAGCTGGACGTAAAGATCGGCCAGCAGGATCTTGATACCGAGTTCCTGATCAGCGATTACGCCTCGCTTTACCTCAACGCCAATTTCGGCTGGCCCATGGCGCCCTCGGTCAACCTGTACGGCGGCGGGCCGTCCTGGCCGCTGTCGTCTCCCGCCATCCGGATCCGCTACCGGCCGAGCGAGAAGTTCACCTTCATGTTTGCCGCAGCGGACGACAATCCGCCGGGTAACCGCTATAATTCTACCCCCATCCAGCAGGCTACCGGCTCCATCAGCGGCTATAATTCCGATCCCACCAGCCAGACCTATGATGGCGCCAACGGCACCAATTTCAACATGGGCACCGGTGCCCTGCTGATGACCGAACTGCAATACGCGCTTAACCCGCAGCCGGCCGACATGTCGAACGTGGCCAAGAATCCTGGCCTGCCGGGCGTGTACAAGCTGGGCGGGTTCTATGATACCGCGAAGTTCGCCGACTATCGTTACAACCGCAATGGCGGTTCGTTAGGAGCTGCCGTGGCCAACGCCACCGCAGCCACGCCACAAAGTGACCTGACCCCGCGCTGGGACCGGGGTAACTGGATGGTGTATGGTATCATCGACCAGATGATCTGGCGGCCGTCGCTCACATCGGCCCGCTCGGTGGGCGTGTTCGTACGCGCCACGGGTAATGGCGGTGATCGTAACCAGATCAGCTTCGCTATTGACGCCGGCCTGAATCTTAAGGCGCCGTTTAAGGGGCGCGATAACGACACGATCGGTCTGGGCTGGGGCATTGGTCGCGCCAGTTCCGGCCTGCGGCAATTTGACCGCGACAGTCAGACGCTTGTGCAGGGCAATGAAAACCATCTTGAACTGACCTATCAGGCGCAGGTTACGCCGTGGATGGTCATGCAGCCTGATTTTCAGTACGTATGGCACCCTTCGGGCGGCGCGCCGGATTGGACCGGTTTGCGCCGCGTAGGTGACGAAGCGATTTTCGGCCTGCACAGCAGCATTACTTTTTAA
- a CDS encoding CbtB domain-containing protein, protein MSDTALGSHAIPSPAPIPVREIAPWLVFGLLMLLALYFVGAEEGATSIIPGMYVHEWVHDSRHLLGFPCH, encoded by the coding sequence ATGTCTGATACTGCACTAGGTTCCCACGCTATCCCCTCTCCCGCGCCTATTCCCGTCAGGGAGATAGCGCCGTGGTTGGTTTTCGGCTTACTGATGCTGCTGGCCCTTTATTTTGTCGGCGCAGAAGAAGGTGCGACATCTATTATTCCTGGCATGTATGTGCACGAGTGGGTGCATGACAGTCGCCATCTTCTGGGTTTCCCCTGCCACTGA
- a CDS encoding CbtA family protein produces MVRTLLIRGMLVGFLAGILVFGFAKVFGEPQVDHAIAFESAMDEAKAKADLERGIHDVEEPELVSRKLQASYGLLTGVMVYSTAFGGLFALVFSYANGRMKSTDSRVVSVLLAITGIIAVYMVPSIKYPANPPSVGNPDTIGMRTELYFIMMLVSLLGMIAATMLQGRLRQQYNAWTSTYLAGACYILIVFTTGELLPAVNEVPSNFPADLLWNFRIDSLGMQIIMWTTLGLGFGAFTEYANRNRFGYRNGANIQLNAH; encoded by the coding sequence ATGGTCCGCACCCTACTTATTCGCGGAATGCTCGTCGGTTTTTTGGCCGGCATTCTGGTATTCGGTTTCGCAAAAGTGTTTGGCGAACCTCAGGTGGATCATGCCATTGCATTTGAATCTGCCATGGACGAGGCTAAAGCCAAGGCAGATCTGGAGCGAGGCATCCATGATGTTGAAGAGCCGGAACTTGTAAGCCGGAAACTTCAAGCCAGTTACGGATTGCTCACAGGTGTAATGGTTTACTCGACAGCGTTTGGCGGCCTTTTCGCTCTTGTATTTTCTTATGCAAATGGGCGCATGAAAAGCACAGACTCTCGTGTTGTGTCTGTTCTGCTGGCGATAACCGGGATTATTGCAGTATATATGGTGCCAAGCATCAAGTATCCTGCCAACCCGCCATCTGTAGGAAACCCGGATACAATTGGCATGCGGACAGAATTGTATTTTATAATGATGCTGGTCTCCCTACTGGGGATGATCGCAGCCACAATGCTTCAGGGACGCTTACGTCAGCAATATAATGCATGGACATCAACTTATCTTGCAGGCGCGTGTTATATTCTGATTGTCTTTACAACAGGCGAGTTACTTCCTGCGGTTAATGAAGTCCCCTCTAATTTCCCTGCTGATTTGCTCTGGAATTTCAGGATTGATTCCTTAGGCATGCAGATCATCATGTGGACCACACTGGGTCTGGGTTTCGGTGCCTTTACTGAATATGCAAATCGAAACCGGTTTGGATATCGTAATGGCGCTAACATTCAGCTTAATGCCCATTAA
- a CDS encoding DUF1826 domain-containing protein, with protein sequence MRPACPTRQRPVIPAPFQDIDRSECFIVQEERHTGQEIMQAAALWNAHGPDLFLSRGTIEILEIELRTHLPAGTQALADDALNLACRYQRLSGTAEIRFRLEKVRHDSCRRFHVDHVPLRLLCTYTGPGVQWKHADSEIIHDTPACWITLLKGRLYPGWSTKGAVLHRSPPISDLPVPVTRLLLTLDHPDACGMG encoded by the coding sequence ATGAGACCGGCCTGCCCGACCCGTCAGCGCCCTGTCATTCCGGCACCGTTCCAGGACATTGACAGAAGTGAATGTTTCATCGTTCAGGAAGAGCGCCACACAGGGCAGGAGATCATGCAGGCCGCAGCATTGTGGAATGCCCATGGCCCGGACCTGTTTCTCAGTCGGGGCACTATTGAAATTCTTGAAATCGAGTTGCGGACTCACTTACCGGCAGGCACGCAGGCGCTTGCTGACGACGCCCTGAATCTTGCCTGTCGTTATCAGCGCCTGTCGGGCACGGCCGAAATCCGCTTCCGGCTGGAAAAGGTCAGACACGACAGTTGCCGCCGCTTTCATGTTGACCATGTTCCGTTACGCCTCCTGTGCACCTACACTGGCCCTGGGGTTCAATGGAAACATGCTGACAGCGAGATCATCCATGATACGCCAGCGTGCTGGATCACCCTTCTGAAAGGGCGGTTATATCCCGGCTGGTCGACAAAAGGGGCAGTACTGCACCGTTCGCCGCCCATCTCGGATCTCCCGGTTCCTGTTACGCGCCTGCTTCTGACCCTTGACCATCCGGACGCGTGTGGCATGGGATGA
- the zigA gene encoding zinc metallochaperone GTPase ZigA, giving the protein MVSVMRERLPVTVLSGFLGAGKTTLLNHVLNNREGRKVAVIVNDMSDVNIDADLVRDGSDLSRTNETLVEMSNGCICCTLRDDLLHEVRRLAEEGRFDYLLIESTGIAEPLPVAATFEFRDEAGESLSDIARLDTMVTVVDAVNLLQDYASTDFLRDRGETAGEEDDRALVDLLVEQIEFADVVVLNKVSTATPAQREAARQVIQALNADADIIETDQGVVPCARILDTHRFDYDRAHKHPLWYKELFEFHNHVPETEEYGIHTFVWRARRPLVPERFKAFIDSSWPGVIRAKGHFWLATRPHWVGELGQAGALVRTQATGRWWVTIPRGQWPDSDEWRDMILSKWDPVYGDRRQEIVFIGTAEMDEAALRAALDACLVPDLNMERFDPLPFAHLPDPFPVWGQGEMVDA; this is encoded by the coding sequence ATGGTGTCCGTCATGCGCGAAAGACTTCCGGTAACGGTTCTTTCCGGCTTTCTGGGAGCCGGGAAGACGACGCTTCTCAACCATGTGCTCAATAACCGCGAAGGCCGGAAAGTCGCGGTGATTGTCAATGACATGAGCGACGTGAACATTGATGCCGATCTGGTGCGCGACGGCAGCGATCTGTCCCGAACAAATGAAACGCTGGTCGAGATGAGCAATGGCTGCATCTGCTGCACGCTGCGTGACGACCTGCTGCACGAAGTGCGGCGGCTCGCGGAAGAAGGCCGCTTCGATTACCTTCTGATTGAATCGACAGGGATTGCCGAACCACTTCCGGTTGCAGCGACATTCGAGTTTCGTGATGAAGCGGGCGAAAGCCTATCTGACATTGCGCGGCTCGATACGATGGTCACGGTAGTGGACGCCGTCAACCTGCTGCAGGATTACGCCTCGACGGACTTCCTGCGCGACCGGGGCGAGACGGCAGGCGAGGAGGATGACAGGGCACTGGTTGACCTGTTGGTCGAACAGATCGAATTTGCCGATGTGGTGGTGCTGAACAAGGTCTCGACCGCCACACCGGCGCAGCGCGAGGCCGCGCGGCAGGTCATTCAGGCTTTGAATGCCGATGCGGATATTATCGAAACCGATCAGGGCGTCGTGCCCTGCGCGCGCATTCTGGATACACACCGGTTCGATTATGACCGGGCCCATAAGCATCCACTATGGTACAAGGAACTGTTCGAATTCCATAACCATGTTCCCGAGACCGAGGAATATGGCATCCACACTTTCGTCTGGCGTGCCCGCCGCCCGCTGGTGCCGGAACGGTTCAAGGCCTTTATCGACTCTTCCTGGCCGGGCGTGATCCGGGCCAAGGGCCATTTCTGGCTGGCGACCCGCCCGCACTGGGTGGGCGAACTGGGGCAGGCCGGTGCACTGGTCCGCACGCAGGCAACGGGACGCTGGTGGGTGACGATACCCAGAGGTCAGTGGCCGGATAGCGATGAATGGCGCGACATGATCCTGTCGAAATGGGACCCGGTTTATGGGGATCGCCGACAGGAGATCGTGTTTATCGGTACGGCAGAGATGGACGAAGCTGCCCTTCGTGCGGCTCTGGATGCCTGCCTTGTGCCCGATTTGAATATGGAGCGGTTCGATCCGCTGCCCTTCGCCCATCTGCCTGATCCATTTCCGGTCTGGGGGCAGGGAGAAATGGTAGATGCGTAA
- a CDS encoding DUF6525 family protein codes for MRKVKAYNERTLRHEMWRRYAGDEWAAFDALPTAIRQRVAAHAYDAWSVNVMMLWQHYKRLYGRTMRAERALIRYLDYCERLEREAFASRYSETYGTVLPHDAACVSVLR; via the coding sequence ATGCGTAAGGTAAAGGCCTATAACGAACGAACATTACGACACGAGATGTGGCGACGGTATGCGGGTGATGAATGGGCAGCCTTTGACGCCCTGCCCACAGCAATCCGCCAACGGGTGGCTGCGCATGCCTATGATGCCTGGTCGGTCAACGTCATGATGCTCTGGCAGCATTATAAACGGCTTTATGGACGCACGATGCGCGCCGAGCGGGCCCTGATCCGGTATCTTGATTATTGCGAGAGACTGGAGCGGGAAGCGTTTGCGTCACGCTACAGCGAAACCTACGGCACGGTCCTGCCGCATGATGCAGCCTGCGTGTCAGTGCTGAGGTAA